In Borrelia maritima, the genomic stretch AATAATTTAATAATATTTTTATTTGAAATAAAAAACCAAATAATATTGATTTTTTTAAAATTATATTTTAATATAAAATAGATTCTAAACAAGGAGAATTAATAATGACAAAATTAATGTACGCTATATTTTTAAGCGCAATATTATTTGTTGCTTGTGAAACTACAAAAATTTCAGATGAAATGGAAAATACCATGAGTGATGATTTAAAAGTTACAGCTCCAATGACAGACAAGTCTATGATGAAGTCAGACAGAGAAAAACAACCAATGATGAAATCCAATAAACAGCCTATGATGAAGCCAATGAAAAAGTAATAAGATTTACTTTTAATTAATTTAGAATACAACACTAATAATTTTTTTAAAAAAACTTTTTTGATGAATTTTATTAAGAAAGTTTTTTGGTTGTTTGCGTTTTGATTAGGGTTGAATTTTAAGTTTTAATCAAGTGTAAAACCAGAAAATTAAATTTAATTAATATAAATTAAATAAAAAAAGGAAGAAGAGAAAAAGAGATTCTCTTCTTCTCTTTGAATTGAAAAATCAATCTTACTGAATTGGGGCAAGAATATTGGTAGTTGTATTTATTAAAGTTAAAATTGTGTTTTGAATATCTGCAAATTGTTCTCTTGAATTTTTTAATCTTAATGCGTCATTTAATTTTGGATTATCAGTTTGTAATTCAAGATTAGTATTGTATTCATTAATAAAGTCATCTGTGTCTTTTAGCCATTTCTCTTTAAATGTTATAAGTTTGTTAAAGTCATAGTAGAGAGTTTTCAAATTGGGTTTGTTTAGATATTGTAGTTTGTTTTTTACATCTAATATTTTTAAGCTGATTTCTTCTATTGCTAATTGAATGCTAAATCCTCTGTTTATAAGGGTTTCTTTAACTAAGCTTCGGTAGTTTGAATCTTTGCTTAGTTTTGATAAAATTTTTCCAAGATTTAAAATTACCCCTTCGTTGAAGTTTAATGATGTGTAAAGCATTCTTCTTTCGTTTAAGTATTCGTTATCATCAAAATTTGCTGTTGCGCTTGCATTGAAAAATATTTTACTAAATATTTCTGCCTTCATTC encodes the following:
- a CDS encoding Lp6.6 family lipoprotein, producing the protein MTKLMYAIFLSAILFVACETTKISDEMENTMSDDLKVTAPMTDKSMMKSDREKQPMMKSNKQPMMKPMKK
- a CDS encoding complement regulator-acquiring protein, translated to MKKNKLNAIFLLHILTMLILLSCSLDISKDNDNNKGKKAKTKISKNGNNLLGANKGSQNDKESIDNLLNAINVLKNPPKILAGNIKNKPNLAALQRPNTANPSINNANASANSPANAGANANTKKQITDPEVKELLQKILDRSEDIKQISEIDSNKGEPNDQFGMKAEIFSKIFFNASATANFDDNEYLNERRMLYTSLNFNEGVILNLGKILSKLSKDSNYRSLVKETLINRGFSIQLAIEEISLKILDVKNKLQYLNKPNLKTLYYDFNKLITFKEKWLKDTDDFINEYNTNLELQTDNPKLNDALRLKNSREQFADIQNTILTLINTTTNILAPIQ